One window of the Sciurus carolinensis chromosome 8, mSciCar1.2, whole genome shotgun sequence genome contains the following:
- the Sdf2l1 gene encoding stromal cell-derived factor 2-like protein 1 — MWSAGCGKAAGPALLGLLLVLLVPDGDTSKTSEGLVTCGSVLKLLNTHHRVRLHSHDIKYGSGSGQQSVTGVEASDDANSYWRIRGGSEGGCPRGIPVRCGQAVRLTHVLTGKNLHTHHFLSPLSNNQEVSAFGEDGEGDDLDLWTVRCSGQHWEREAAVRFQHVGTSVFLSVTGEQYGSPIRGQHEVHGMPSANTHNTWKAMEGIFIKPSVEPSAGHDEL; from the exons ATGTGGAGCGCGGGCTGCGGGAAGGCTGCCGGACCGGCGCTTCTGGGACTGCTGCTGGTACTCTTGGTGCCTGACGGTGACACTTCCAAAACCAGCGAGGGGCTAGTGACCTGCGGGTCTGTGCTGAAGCTGCTCAACACGCACCACAGGGTGCGACTGCACTCACACGACATTAAATACGGATCTG GTAGCGGCCAACAGTCCGTGACCGGTGTGGAGGCATCGGACGACGCCAATAGCTACTGGAGGATCCGTGGCGGCTCGGAGGGCGGGTGCCCGCGCGGGATCCCGGTACGCTGCGGCCAGGCTGTGCGACTCACGCACGTGCTCACCGGCAAGAACCTGCATACTCACCACTTCTTGTCGCCACTGTCTAATAACCAG GAGGTGAGTGCCTTTGGGGAAGACGGTGAGGGTGACGACCTGGACCTGTGGACAGTGCGCTGCTCCGGGCAGCACTGGGAGCGGGAGGCTGCTGTGCGCTTCCAGCACGTTGGCACCTCTGTGTTCCTGTCGGTCACTGGTGAGCAGTATGGGAGTCCCATCCGTGGGCAACATGAGGTGCATGGCATGCCCAGTGCCAACACACACAATACATGGAAGGCCATGGAAGGCATCTTCATCAAGCCTAGTGTGGAGCCCTCTGCAGGTCATGATGAACTCTGA
- the LOC124991158 gene encoding uncharacterized protein LOC124991158 — translation MEVLDEFDSEFPQSVTFCQLISEEDFERQAATYTERSLRRLFRTLDRNPALAERVVRKGKQTECEQRGLLSFLWAKFICAVQGELNQCNSMGALEMHQRLEQLKRSIHRVHLYSQDAKKRKRKPKLKKPEPILLRDQSTSPCLPPTPLPPPATTMASVLAPSPPVYTMPRVFGPFSPLPSKSMEKLDISRSEVKLNWNGLSSNPKSHMVDLTPLVLNPGGFHFSYLTGNSAHKLHCPGFPWTSACSGSPNTEETPSPAVKASIFTPPVLLKFQPVPRPKDDSENDPGSAESVPHKRSP, via the exons ATGGAGGTCCTGGACGAGTTCGACAGTGAATTTCCCCAGAGTGTGACCTTTTGCCAGCTCATTTCCGAGGAGGACTTTGAGAGGCAGGCCGCCACCTACACAGAGCGCTCTCTGCGCCGCCTCTTCCGCACCCTTGACCGCAACCCAGCGCTGGCGGAGAGGGTCGTGCGCAAGGGCAAGCAGACCGAGTGCGAGCAGCGTgggcttctctccttcctctgg GCGAAGTTCATCTGTGCTGTCCAGGGAGAACTGAACCAGTGCAACAGCATGGGCGCCCTAGAGATGCACCAGCGCCTGGAGCAGCTGAAAAGGAGCATCCATCGTGTGCATCTGTACTCCCAGG ATgccaagaagaggaaaaggaagccaAAACTGAAGAAACCAGAACCCATCCTCTTACGGGACCAGTCAACCTCCCCATGCCTGCCACCAACCCCGCTGCCACCACCTGCTACCACCATGGCCTCTGTACTGGCCCCATCACCCCCTGTCTATACTATGCCCAGGGTCTTTGGCCCTTTCTCTCCGCTGCCCAGCAAGTCG ATGGAGAAATTGGACATTTCAAGGTCTGAAGTGAAATTAAACTGGAATGGCTTGTCCTCAAACCCAAAGAG CCACATGGTTGATCTGACCCCCTTGGTCCTCAACCCCGGAGGCTTCCATTTCTCATACTTGACTGGAAACAGTGCGCACAAGCTTCACTGCCCTGGCTTTCCCTG GACCTCAGCCTGTAGTGGCTCCCCCAACACTGAGGAGACTCCATCCCCTGCTGTGAAGGCTTCCATCTTCACCCCGCCTGTCCTACTCAAGTTCCAGCCCGTTCCCAGACCCAAAGACGACTCAGAGAACGACCCTGGCAGTGCAGAGTCGGTGCCCCACAAGAGGAGTCCGTAA